One Armatimonadota bacterium genomic window carries:
- a CDS encoding flagellar protein → MDKIQNARISDLLNNQPTPQVGGNVSDLSEFKSILQDRLKVSSHAQTRLQSRNIELDASAWDRVMQGVDKAAAKGAKESLVLVDNAALVVSIKNRTVITAVDKDSLKDNVFTNIDSAVVV, encoded by the coding sequence ATGGACAAGATTCAGAATGCGCGAATATCGGATCTGCTGAACAATCAGCCGACGCCACAGGTTGGCGGAAACGTCTCCGATCTGAGCGAATTCAAGTCCATTCTGCAGGATCGTCTGAAGGTGAGCAGCCACGCTCAAACCCGGCTTCAAAGTCGGAACATCGAGCTGGATGCATCGGCGTGGGACCGAGTGATGCAGGGCGTCGATAAAGCGGCGGCCAAAGGAGCGAAAGAATCGCTGGTTTTGGTCGATAATGCCGCACTCGTCGTCAGCATTAAGAACCGTACCGTCATCACGGCAGTCGATAAGGACAGCCTCAAAGATAACGTTTTTACAAATATTGATAGCGCTGTGGTCGTTTGA